The nucleotide window GCAGTAACGTGCTAATAATAGGCCTTTTGAGCTCTTTCTGTGTGCCTGGTACTGTACTAAACACAAcgtttcttattttaattctcacACTATTCCTGTAAGGTAGCTACAGTTAGTAAAGTGTCGAGGTTAGAGGACTAGGGAGTGTAGAGATACAACTCCAATCTGGACACTGAATCACGATGTTTTAAAGCCaccaatctttttaaaattttatttactagatAGCAACATTTTGATTATACTCAAGAGACATCAGGTTGCAGTCTATATAAGGAAACGAAATTAAGTCCCAGGGACAAACAATTTAACCGTTGTCCAGAAATAAAAGATTAGTAACTAAAAGGGAGACTTATGTAGAATCAGTATAGTCTCCTAAGGCTCTGCTCCCATCAAGGAAAAACGTAGTTCCAAACCATTAAGCCTGGATTCTTAACGTGACGTTCCCGGAATCAGTTTTCACGAATTCTGAAGGGAGCCTGTGAAAAAAGTAATCCTGATCCGGTAGCCCTCCTTGAATTTAAAACTGCCCCATCACCATTTAGAAttaatgtgtttttcctttttgaagtaGGTTTGCAATTGTCTGCCTAAACAGCTCGTCTTTAGAGCTGCCCTTATTTGTTTTGCCTGCTCCACCACCACCACGCTAGGGTCATATAATATGCAGGATGTCTAGAAGTCAACAGCTGTTCAGATCTGAAGGTCTGTAGGAGCCCGCCTACCGATGAGGTTGTTTGTCAGCAGCGCTAAATGATTTGGAGGGCAAGCAGTAGAATTATTGCAGCTCCTGATCAAATCAGATTCTAAGGACAACCGTCCCAAAGAATCAGGAGTGTCTGGAATATCCAGACAGTCtccctgggaaggaggaagggttCTGTTTGTGCCCTCTCTGAACTGGCCCTTGAGGTTTCCTTTAGGAGGTGACGGCCGATTTTCACCTTCTGTAGAGGGACCCCATGTAGCACTAAGCCACCTCCGTTTCCAAGCACAGTTAGCTGGCAGAGAGAAAGCTGTTTGAGGCGACTGTCCCACGTGGTCGTCTGGATCTATAGCAACACCTGGAATAGAACCTTGACCTCTAGAGTAGTGGTTCCTTTTGCTGTCTTTGCCAtcgatttctttctttccctttaatggGTGACCcacttcttttctaaatattttgcgACTGTCTTCATTATTACATGAGCTGATGTGTTGAAGGTGACTACAGGTTGCGCTAAGTGTGCACATCTCATTAGAAAGTACAGTTTCTTGCCCATCCAAAATGCATTTCTCATCATTTCCATTGTGATGGTCAGGATCTGCCTGAAATGCAGGTGAATTTAAACTAGGGCACACTgctgtgtgtgtttgcttttccaTCAACAAATAATAATCAGGTGCAGGAGAGAGTCTCTTCAGTGAATTTGCAGATGTGCTCTGATATTTGGCAAGATTTTGTTTTGACTTGTTCACAAAGAATTCATTGTGCTCATCCTTCAGTTTATATCGTCCCCAAAGCcctcttttaatctttttaaaacctAGGTGGAAAATTTCtagaatatttaagaaaagtgaAACAGTGGCTATAGACTGCATAAATAACAGGAATATTGTCTTTTCTGTTGGTCTTGAGACAAAACAATCAATTATATTTGGACATGGGTGGCTGTGGCATTTAAATAAAGGCTCTAAATGAAATCCATACAAAAGGTACTGTCCAATCATGAACCCAACCTCTACCACAGAGCGAGTGAAAATGTGTATCACGTAAGTGCAAAGCAAAGTCCCCCTGAGTGGGGCTTTGCTTAGTTTCCTTTGTTCCAGCTGACAAAGTTCTTGCTCCAGTCTCCTCCTGTCCCAGGGCATTTCACACTCCACCCCCTTCAGTGCCCTTCTCAGCTGagctttcttcctctgcctctctttctccagAACTTTCAGTCGGTACAAAGCATGGCCCATATAGACCAGGGATGGTGAAGACACAAATATCACCTGCAAGATCCAGTATCTAATGAGGGAGATGGGAAAGGCCTGGTCATAGCATACATTTCTGCAGCCGGGTTGTTCTGTATTACAGATGAAGCCAGACTGCTCGTCGTTCCAGACGTCTTCCGCTGCTACACCCAGAACAAGCATTCGAAATATGAACAGGATCGTGAGCCAGATCTTTCCAATTATGGTGGAGTGGATGTGAACTTCCTCCAGGATGCCTCCAAGGAAATTCCAGTTCCCCATGTTTATTTAGTCAGCCATCTTAGCTCTGAACCCCATCAAATAGGAGGCAGATACATTCTTCCATTCTGAAGGGCATGCTATTTCGTAAAGCAAACCTATGGCCAAAACATGAACAAAGCATCACTCTTTTAGTGTGCTggttgctttaattttttcctagAGATCTGTGATAATCTTATGAAGAATATATTTAAGATACCAGGAATTTTAAATCACTTATGTTTAGACCTCATACTGCaacaaagaaggggaaaaaagataccTGGAGGAGGGGTTGTGTATATTCTGTATGAAGAACAGAACtgtagatggggtgcctggctggctcagtcagaacagcatgcgactcttgatctgcgggtcatgagttcgggccccacattgggtgtacagattacttaagtaaataaaaatttaaaaaataatgataatagaaCTGTAGGATTCCCTACAAGAAAGGAGTCTTATTATTAGCTGAAGCTTACTTACTGTTGTACTTTGTTAAACTGAGAACTTCTGAAGAGGTTCCTAAAACTACTGACATGATCTTACAAGCCTCTTTATtaagattatataaaaattatagccagggcacctgggtggctgagtcagttgagtgtctgattccagctcaggtcatgatctcaccgttcgtgagttcaagccctgcattgggctctgtgctgaccactcagagcctggagcccacttcagatcctatatctccctctctctgtcctcctccctagCTCgtattgtctctctctttctcaaaaataaataaacattaaaattttttttaaattataaccaaagtcagtgatttttaaatctcatttacacacaaaggaaaatgaacGTGTTTCATTTAACAATTCACTAAGATACAGTAACGAAACCAGAGGAAACGGATCTGGCTCTTGCTATAGgaatttagatttgtttttaatccacATTTAAATGTCTAAATTGCTTTCTGGCAGCTGTTGAGCATTTTCAGAAGTCAGAAATTTCagtaatatttatgaatattcataaaattctTAATTATCTATGaaaaattttgtacatttttatcaTCTTAAAATGAACTCCAAAAATTCTCAACTATTTCTGTACTACCAGAATGTTATTAGATAGTTCTTGAAATAAATGGATGGCTGATGTGGTGGTTGTATTATACATACTTTCATTGTAATAATACTTGACATATTTAAGACATATATCTTGCTTTTGAGGAAGGAGCAGGTGGGTAAATCCTAATTCAGATGCTTGGATTATCAGATAGTATGTTCCATAGTAAGGTAGATATACTAGGGTATCGAAGAGGAAATATATCCCATGGGAAAGATTAAAAAGAGGGAATGGTTTCGTCACTTAGGTTTAAAATATCAGTGTGGTGTCTACTCCTGACACatgttgcactgtatgttaactaaaatttgaataaaattttgaaaaagaaattaaattgaaaatatatatatcagtatatatCCTATATCCCTCGTCTAAAGGGAAATGTTACATATGCAAGTAAAATCCTGGGATACTGTAGCTACACGATACGTTCATCATAAAAATCTTATGAGGTAGATACGttgtttccccattttacagacgaggaaactgaggcacaccttaaattacccaaggtcacacagctgaaaCTGGCATTAAAACTCAAtcaatgtaggggtgcctgggtggctcagtcagttaagcatccgacttcggctcaggtcatgatctcacagtttgtgggtcagagtcccatgtcaggctctgtgctgacagctcagagcctggagcctgcttcccattctgtgtctccctctctctctgcccctccccttctcgtgctctgtctctgtctctctttctcagaaataaacattaaaaaaaaaaaaatcagtgtagcTCTAAAATCAGTTCCTATTCTACTAAactgttatttttcctctttgcactgaaatattaagaaatcatctgttttcccttaagtttatttaaattaggTATGTCAAATAGTGATAGTTGGGCTTTTTAAACAATTAGTTCAAAAGTCTTTATTTAGTTCCTTTTCTAAAAGCTTCATACAGTTGAAAAGATTCAAAACCATCAATGTTCTAAAATTTAGTTGTATTCCTGAGATAGAGAAAATTTCTATGTAACTTTATTATGTTAATAATAGTATATTCTTTGATCCAACAATCTAAAACACTTTCAAGTGTAAGAAATTGGTATTATTCGTGTTGTTTATAATACTCACACATTGAAAATGTCCAAAATAACTATCAATACAAGAAAGACAGCATTGCACTTAATAAATAACAGTACATCCATGGTATGGTACTATGCaaccaataaaaatgataaatatatactaatataaaaAGACATTTGATAAATTGTTTCAGTTTATAAAATAGAACAGTATGACcccataattatatattttttataggtAGAGATGCGTCCAAAAAAGCCCAGAAGGATATTCATCGAGATATTAACTATGATTATCTCTGGATGGTGTGATTACAATTaacttaatttttcataatatgtattttagtttgtttttaccATGAGCACTTttataatcacacacacaaaaaaatgtttttcttctccttaagGGACAAGAGCATATTTCCTGAAAGAAGGAGCAGTAAATTATTCAGCTACAAATCTTAGGTTCTGAAGCTTTCATAACAAATGACATGAATACTAGTCTACATAGATTCAATCCCATAGAacccaaaagcaaaaaataaaaacatt belongs to Felis catus isolate Fca126 chromosome C1, F.catus_Fca126_mat1.0, whole genome shotgun sequence and includes:
- the GJA9 gene encoding gap junction alpha-9 protein, coding for MGNWNFLGGILEEVHIHSTIIGKIWLTILFIFRMLVLGVAAEDVWNDEQSGFICNTEQPGCRNVCYDQAFPISLIRYWILQVIFVSSPSLVYMGHALYRLKVLEKERQRKKAQLRRALKGVECEMPWDRRRLEQELCQLEQRKLSKAPLRGTLLCTYVIHIFTRSVVEVGFMIGQYLLYGFHLEPLFKCHSHPCPNIIDCFVSRPTEKTIFLLFMQSIATVSLFLNILEIFHLGFKKIKRGLWGRYKLKDEHNEFFVNKSKQNLAKYQSTSANSLKRLSPAPDYYLLMEKQTHTAVCPSLNSPAFQADPDHHNGNDEKCILDGQETVLSNEMCTLSATCSHLQHISSCNNEDSRKIFRKEVGHPLKGKKEIDGKDSKRNHYSRGQGSIPGVAIDPDDHVGQSPQTAFSLPANCAWKRRWLSATWGPSTEGENRPSPPKGNLKGQFREGTNRTLPPSQGDCLDIPDTPDSLGRLSLESDLIRSCNNSTACPPNHLALLTNNLIGRRAPTDLQI